DNA sequence from the Staphylococcus epidermidis genome:
GCATTAATGTATGATTGGTCTGGAATAAAGTAAGGGCTTTGTAGATAGATAGACTTTTTAGCGCTCATTATCATTTTTGTATAACCATATTCTATTTGATGTAAATCAAATGCAGGTCCACTAGAAGCGATTTGAATAGCCGCGTTTCCTTTGTCCCCATTTTTTTTAGGGAAATATTTTTGATCAAATTTAAATTGTGGACGATGCGACTGTGAATTCCAGTCTAAAATAAATCTTAATTGTAGTGCATCGATGCATTCACCTTGAACACGTGTATGTGTATCTCTCCAGTAACCTAACTTACCTAATCCTAAATAATCATCGCCGACATTAAAACCGCCAACGTAACCAATTTGTCCATCTATAATGATAATCTTTCTATGATTTCGATTATTCATTCTGAAATTGATTAAAGGTACTTTCGAAGGGAAAAATGCTTCAACTTCTCCACCTAATGCTCTGAAATGTTTAAATTTTGATAATCTAACCTTTTTAGAACCAACATCGTCATACAAAAGTTTAACTTCTAAACCTTCTTTAAGTTTAGTTTCAAGTGCATCTAAGATTCTTTTACCTAATCCATCAAGTTCAAAGGTATAGTACTCTAGATGTATATAGTCTTGAGCATTGTAAATATCCTCAAGTACTTTTTCATAAAGCTTATGACCATCTGTAAATAAATCGATTTTATTATTTTCTGTTAAAAAGGCATCTTGTTTCATTAACAACATACGTATTAAATCACGGTGTTTAATGACTTGATCATTGATATAACCATAATTATGTTTATCAAAACTGTCGATTTGGTCTTGAACTAAATCTTCAAATGCATGTAATTCATCACCGTTATTTTTTTCCATCTTTTTCTTGGAAACCGTTCGTCCTAAAAATAGATACAAAATAAATCCAATGACAGGAAGAACGAATAATACGAATAACCACGCCCAAGTTGAACTGGCAGTACGTCGATCACGTTCAAGGAAAATGATGACAAATGCCAATACTACGTTAGTTATAAACCCAACTACTAACAATATAGTTAAAATAGTACCCAAAAATCCAAAATTCATTACTAAATACTCCTATTCAGTCTTTCACCAAGAAAATTTAGCCGCCGATTTACTGAACTATGCTTCCGTTACCAATGTTAAAATAGCATTAAAGTCCTCGTCATTATGCGGAAATGCACGTTCTTCGATTTGTTTAATAGTAATGTTTAATAATTTGTAACCATTACCCTCTTGAGACTTTAAAAACGAATTAACACTTTTCTCTAAGCTCTCCAGTGTTTCCTCAGTTAAAGTTTTAAATTTTATTTGTTGCATAAATCCCATACCCCTTTCATTATATTGATTAAATCATAGAACTTTTCATACAAAATTTCAATTAATTTAGAGAAATTATCTTTTATAAATCAAACGTTCATTATCTTGAACAGAATATATTTTAATTTAAATGGTATTGATGTATAATAAATTACATTCGATTGAATATTCAGAAATTTTATTAGTCTAGATTCACATCAATGTCTTTATTGCTCCTCTTTTAATTGATTGAAATCTTTTCTAATTGAGAGCAAATCAACACTTTTCATCGAATAAATTAATAAATATCGATTTAACATTGGAGGGAACGCTTGTGATTTCATTTGAAAATGATTATTTAGAAGGTGCACATGAAAAAGTTTTAAATCGATTAGTAGAGACAAATCGAATACAAGCTGCTGGATATGGCTTCGATGACTTTTCGGCACAAGCTGCAGATAAAATTAGACAACGTATTGACTGTCCAGATGCTACCATTCGTTTTTTAGTAGGTGGTACGCAAACCAATCAAGTAGTTATTAACTCAATGCTTGATAGTTATGAAGGTGTTATATCCGCTGATACAGGACATGTGGCAGTCCATGAAGGTGGTGCGATAGAATTCAGTGGACATAAAGTTCTAACCATACCCTCCCAAGAAGGTAAGATTACTGCTCAAGACGTTGAGAATTATATAGAAACTTTTGAAAGTGATTTTAAAAAAGAACACATGGTGTATCCAGGGATGGTTTATATTTCACATCCAACCGAATATGGAACTTTATACACGAAAGAAGAATTACAATCTTTATCTAGAGTTTGCCGTAGACATCAGATTCCACTATTTATGGATGGTGCACGTTTAGGCTATGGCCTTATGAGCAATCAAACTAATGTAACTATCGAAGATGTTGCAAAATACTGTGATGTGTTTTACATAGGAGGTACTAAGATTGGAGCACTTTGTGGTGAAGCAATTGTCTTCACTAAACAAAATGAACCTAAAAACTTCACTACAATTATAAAACATCATGGTGCTTTATTAGCAAAAGGCCGTCTAACTGGTGTTCAATTTTTAGAATTATTCACTGATGATTTATATTTTGATATAAGTCGACATGCTATTAAAATGGCTGAAAAGGTAAAAAAAGGATTTATAGATAAAGGATATCAAGTCTATTTTGATTCACCAACCAATCAACAATTTTTTATTTTAAGCAACGATAAAATTGAAGAACTAAAACAAAAGGTAAAATTCGCAGTTTGGGAGAAATACGATAATCAACATCGTGTAGTTCGCTTCGCAACAAGTTGGGCCACAACTGAAGAAAATGTTAATCAACTACTTGAACTAATATAAAATACAAAATGAAGTTATAAAAACTGTATCACTACAGGCAGCTAAGAATGTAGTCAGGAGGACTATGCTATGCAACAAGAACGACAATCGTGGTACCAAAAATCTTGGTTTATTATTCTCAC
Encoded proteins:
- the cls gene encoding cardiolipin synthase, translated to MNFGFLGTILTILLVVGFITNVVLAFVIIFLERDRRTASSTWAWLFVLFVLPVIGFILYLFLGRTVSKKKMEKNNGDELHAFEDLVQDQIDSFDKHNYGYINDQVIKHRDLIRMLLMKQDAFLTENNKIDLFTDGHKLYEKVLEDIYNAQDYIHLEYYTFELDGLGKRILDALETKLKEGLEVKLLYDDVGSKKVRLSKFKHFRALGGEVEAFFPSKVPLINFRMNNRNHRKIIIIDGQIGYVGGFNVGDDYLGLGKLGYWRDTHTRVQGECIDALQLRFILDWNSQSHRPQFKFDQKYFPKKNGDKGNAAIQIASSGPAFDLHQIEYGYTKMIMSAKKSIYLQSPYFIPDQSYINALKMAANSGVEVNLMIPCKPDHPFVYWATFSNAADLLDSGVNIYTYQNGFIHSKILMIDDEISSIGSANMDFRSFELNFEVNAFIYDEDIAKQLRQAFEKDIEQSKLLTKEVYDKRPLSIKFKEGLAKLISPIL
- a CDS encoding threonine aldolase family protein — protein: MISFENDYLEGAHEKVLNRLVETNRIQAAGYGFDDFSAQAADKIRQRIDCPDATIRFLVGGTQTNQVVINSMLDSYEGVISADTGHVAVHEGGAIEFSGHKVLTIPSQEGKITAQDVENYIETFESDFKKEHMVYPGMVYISHPTEYGTLYTKEELQSLSRVCRRHQIPLFMDGARLGYGLMSNQTNVTIEDVAKYCDVFYIGGTKIGALCGEAIVFTKQNEPKNFTTIIKHHGALLAKGRLTGVQFLELFTDDLYFDISRHAIKMAEKVKKGFIDKGYQVYFDSPTNQQFFILSNDKIEELKQKVKFAVWEKYDNQHRVVRFATSWATTEENVNQLLELI